The following are encoded together in the Acetobacter vaccinii genome:
- a CDS encoding carbohydrate porin — MSVLPNHVWRASGRRVPGVMLAFGLCVLAGCAGVAQAAPVLSQIGQSRRILEGSTPLIMQVDPASVRESARAEAVAEGMDTSDNLLGDMAGARVWMFLHGITFDLHEVDELWGNVSGGLSRGPAYTGVTMPTLTVDMEKLVGLRGGTFNISALQIHGRSISQDRLSVFNPVSGFEADRSTRLFELWYQQSLLHGKLDVRVGQQDLDTEFMITSYGSLFLNANFGWPMAPSNNLYAGGPSWPLASPAVRLRYRPTDSLTALFVAADDNPPGNQSNSLPIQDGGNPADPTNQNTNNASGTRFNMGTGALLMAEVDYALSLPLGHGGRRGLPGQYKLGGLYDTARFPNYSYDRQGRPLGLYPQDAGNSVPGWLRGNWMVYGVVDQMVWRSATSPGRSLGVFARATGNGGDRNAIAFAVDAGLDLKAPFAGRDNDTLGLGGGMGRATYGQRRFDRNTHAIEQGNEALVELTYQAQVTPWCVLQPDFQYVIAPSGGIYAPGTHHRVGNEVVFGLHSSVSF; from the coding sequence ATGAGTGTACTGCCAAACCATGTCTGGCGGGCGTCAGGCCGCCGTGTGCCAGGTGTTATGCTGGCTTTTGGGCTGTGTGTGCTGGCCGGGTGTGCCGGGGTGGCGCAGGCAGCCCCTGTGCTGTCCCAGATCGGGCAGAGCCGCAGGATTCTTGAAGGCTCCACCCCGCTGATCATGCAGGTGGACCCCGCCAGTGTGCGGGAGTCCGCCAGGGCGGAGGCGGTGGCAGAGGGCATGGACACCAGCGATAACCTGCTGGGGGATATGGCAGGCGCACGGGTATGGATGTTCCTGCACGGTATTACGTTTGACCTGCACGAGGTGGACGAACTGTGGGGCAATGTCAGCGGCGGCCTGTCCCGCGGGCCAGCCTATACGGGCGTGACCATGCCCACCCTGACAGTGGATATGGAAAAACTGGTGGGGCTGCGCGGCGGCACGTTTAATATCAGTGCGTTGCAGATCCACGGCCGTTCCATCTCGCAGGACAGGCTGTCGGTGTTCAACCCTGTCTCCGGGTTCGAGGCCGATCGCTCCACCCGCCTGTTTGAACTGTGGTACCAGCAGTCCCTGCTGCACGGTAAGCTGGATGTCCGGGTTGGGCAGCAGGACCTGGATACGGAATTCATGATTACCAGCTACGGGTCGCTGTTCCTCAACGCCAACTTTGGCTGGCCCATGGCACCGTCCAACAACCTGTATGCAGGGGGGCCGTCCTGGCCGCTGGCCTCGCCCGCTGTACGCCTGCGCTACCGCCCGACCGACAGCCTGACAGCGCTGTTTGTGGCGGCGGATGACAACCCGCCGGGCAATCAGTCCAATTCCCTGCCCATACAGGACGGTGGCAACCCTGCTGATCCGACCAACCAGAACACTAACAACGCCAGTGGCACCCGCTTTAACATGGGCACAGGCGCGCTGCTGATGGCGGAGGTGGACTATGCCCTGTCCCTGCCGCTGGGCCATGGGGGGCGGCGGGGGCTGCCGGGGCAGTACAAGCTGGGCGGGCTGTATGATACGGCGCGCTTTCCCAACTACAGCTACGACCGGCAGGGCCGCCCTCTGGGCCTGTACCCGCAGGATGCGGGCAACAGCGTGCCGGGGTGGTTGCGGGGCAACTGGATGGTGTACGGTGTGGTGGACCAGATGGTCTGGCGCTCGGCCACCAGCCCCGGCCGCTCGCTGGGGGTGTTTGCCCGCGCCACAGGTAACGGAGGGGACAGGAACGCCATTGCCTTTGCGGTGGATGCCGGACTGGACCTGAAGGCCCCTTTTGCCGGGCGTGACAACGACACGCTGGGCCTTGGCGGGGGCATGGGGCGCGCGACCTACGGGCAGCGGCGTTTTGACCGCAACACTCATGCGATCGAACAGGGGAACGAAGCCCTTGTGGAACTGACCTATCAGGCCCAGGTGACGCCCTGGTGCGTGCTGCAACCTGATTTTCAGTATGTCATTGCGCCTTCGGGCGGGATTTACGCCCCCGGCACCCACCACCGCGTGGGGAACGAGGTGGTGTTTGGCCTGCATTCCTCGGTCAGCTTCTAG
- the thiC gene encoding phosphomethylpyrimidine synthase ThiC: protein MSTAAGRAAAPAPGHVTTGPIRGSHKVYTSPAGHPDIRVPFRDITLDPSAKEEPLRVYDTSGPYTDPDADIDVRKGLPKTRAAWLAKRNLDAATPRAIRPEDNGNAEGAFLVAPCPAPHTVLTGRAGEPVTQYEFARAGIITEEMIYVAHRENLGRQQAAEGAAQRMADGESFGAAIPEFVTPEFVRQEIARGRAIIPANINHPELEPVIIGRNFLVKVNANIGNSAVTSSAADEVEKLVWSIRWGADTVMDLSTGRNIHNIRDWILRNSPTPIGTVPLYQALEKVGGDVSKLNWDIFRDTLIEQAEQGVDYFTIHAGVRLQHVPLTANRVTGIVSRGGSIMASWCLNGHRESFLYEHFEEICDIMRAYDVSFSLGDGLRPGSIADANDAAQFAELETLGELTKIAWAKGCQVMIEGPGHVPMHKIRENMDKQLRDCDEAPFYTLGPLTTDIAPGYDHITSAIGAAMIGWFGTSMLCYVTPKEHLGLPDRNDVKTGVITYRIAAHAADLAKGHPAARLRDDALSRARFSFRWEDQFNLSLDPDTACAYHDETMPREAHKSAHFCSMCGPKFCSMRISQDLREDARRIAGMEEKSEEFRQSGGQVYVPVA from the coding sequence ATGTCCACCGCCGCTGGCCGCGCCGCAGCACCTGCCCCCGGCCATGTCACCACCGGGCCTATCCGTGGCTCCCACAAGGTGTACACCAGCCCGGCTGGCCACCCCGACATCCGCGTACCGTTCCGCGACATCACGCTGGACCCTTCCGCCAAGGAAGAACCGCTGCGGGTGTACGACACGTCCGGCCCCTATACTGACCCGGATGCCGATATTGATGTCCGCAAGGGTCTGCCCAAAACGCGCGCGGCCTGGCTGGCCAAACGGAATCTGGACGCCGCAACCCCGCGCGCCATCCGCCCCGAAGACAACGGCAATGCCGAAGGCGCGTTCCTGGTCGCACCCTGTCCGGCCCCGCACACCGTGCTGACGGGCCGTGCAGGCGAGCCTGTCACGCAGTATGAATTTGCCCGCGCCGGGATCATCACCGAAGAGATGATCTATGTGGCCCACCGCGAAAACCTTGGCCGCCAGCAGGCCGCCGAAGGGGCAGCCCAGCGCATGGCCGATGGCGAGTCCTTTGGGGCGGCCATTCCCGAGTTTGTAACCCCCGAATTCGTGCGGCAGGAAATTGCCCGCGGGCGTGCCATCATCCCCGCCAACATCAACCACCCGGAGCTGGAACCCGTCATTATCGGGCGCAACTTCCTGGTCAAGGTCAACGCCAACATCGGCAACTCCGCTGTTACCTCCTCCGCCGCGGACGAGGTGGAAAAGCTGGTGTGGTCCATCCGCTGGGGTGCCGACACGGTGATGGACCTGTCCACGGGCCGTAACATCCACAACATCCGCGACTGGATCCTGCGTAACTCCCCCACGCCCATTGGCACTGTGCCGCTGTATCAGGCGCTGGAAAAAGTGGGCGGTGATGTCAGCAAGCTGAACTGGGACATCTTCCGCGATACGCTGATCGAACAGGCCGAGCAGGGCGTGGACTACTTTACAATCCACGCCGGTGTGCGCCTGCAACACGTGCCGCTGACGGCCAACCGTGTCACGGGCATTGTCTCACGCGGCGGGTCGATCATGGCAAGCTGGTGCCTGAACGGCCACCGCGAGAGCTTCCTCTACGAACATTTTGAGGAAATCTGCGACATCATGCGTGCGTATGATGTGTCCTTCTCGCTGGGTGACGGGCTGCGGCCGGGCAGCATTGCCGACGCCAACGACGCCGCACAGTTTGCAGAGCTGGAAACCCTGGGCGAACTGACCAAGATTGCCTGGGCCAAAGGCTGCCAGGTCATGATCGAAGGGCCGGGCCATGTGCCCATGCACAAGATCCGCGAGAACATGGACAAGCAGCTACGCGACTGTGACGAAGCCCCCTTCTACACGCTTGGGCCATTAACGACCGATATCGCCCCCGGCTATGACCACATTACCTCGGCCATTGGCGCGGCCATGATCGGCTGGTTTGGCACCTCCATGCTCTGCTACGTGACCCCCAAGGAGCATCTGGGCCTGCCCGACCGTAACGATGTGAAGACAGGCGTGATCACCTACCGCATTGCCGCCCATGCGGCCGACCTGGCCAAAGGCCACCCGGCGGCCCGCCTGCGTGACGATGCCCTCAGCCGTGCGCGCTTCTCCTTCCGGTGGGAGGACCAGTTCAACCTCTCGCTCGACCCGGATACGGCCTGCGCCTACCACGACGAAACCATGCCGCGTGAAGCCCACAAGAGCGCGCATTTCTGCTCCATGTGCGGGCCCAAGTTCTGCTCCATGCGGATCAGCCAGGACCTGCGTGAAGATGCCCGGCGCATTGCGGGCATGGAAGAAAAGAGTGAGGAATTCCGCCAGTCTGGCGGGCAGGTTTACGTGCCTGTGGCGTAA
- a CDS encoding sugar porter family MFS transporter codes for MCAERQDALNAIKNLEISPKADRVLWVAACVSAICGGLYGYDTGIISGALLLITRDFHLTSVQEEMVTAAILVGAVFGSLGGSWLSERFGRRLSVMVVTAVFVAGALACARAPDMGALVVARVFLGLAVGGATQVVPTYISELAPASRRGGLVTLFNVAIGVGIFLAGVVGFAMRGVWSWRAMLAVAAIPAAFVFVCMMFLPKSPRWIAENEGLESAVDQLGRVRSSRKVIQREIVEIHDAVTNMRDEERGWRGLRLPWVRPALVAALGVAFFTQAGGLEMMIYYTPTFLSGAGFGGSSALLTSLGVASVYLVMTILGSLFVDRIGRRRLMLVMGPGAVLSLVGLGSMFALHPAAGSVASWLIVVFLLLFMLFNSGGIQVVGWLLGAELFPLPMRAAASSLHAAMLWGTNLVVTATALSLVQWLSLGGTMWLYALVNLVSVVFVWRFVPETAGASLEDIETALRHGCFAPTAANHYRIPPAADDDAPQPKAG; via the coding sequence ATGTGTGCGGAAAGACAAGATGCGCTTAATGCGATAAAAAACCTCGAAATATCTCCAAAGGCCGATCGCGTTCTTTGGGTTGCTGCCTGCGTGTCTGCTATATGCGGCGGACTTTATGGGTATGACACCGGCATTATTTCTGGTGCTCTACTTCTAATCACGCGGGATTTTCATCTAACCTCCGTACAGGAGGAAATGGTGACTGCGGCTATTCTTGTCGGCGCGGTGTTTGGGTCGCTCGGCGGGTCGTGGCTGTCCGAGCGTTTTGGGCGGCGGCTGTCGGTCATGGTCGTGACAGCGGTGTTTGTGGCCGGTGCGCTGGCCTGCGCCCGTGCGCCGGACATGGGCGCGCTGGTGGTGGCCCGTGTCTTTCTGGGGCTTGCAGTCGGCGGCGCGACACAGGTGGTGCCCACCTATATTTCCGAACTGGCCCCTGCCAGCAGGCGGGGCGGGCTTGTCACGCTGTTTAATGTTGCCATTGGCGTAGGTATTTTTCTGGCCGGTGTGGTGGGCTTTGCCATGCGCGGGGTGTGGAGCTGGCGCGCCATGCTGGCTGTGGCGGCCATTCCCGCAGCCTTTGTGTTTGTGTGTATGATGTTCCTGCCCAAAAGCCCGCGCTGGATTGCCGAGAACGAAGGGCTGGAATCGGCGGTGGACCAGCTTGGCCGTGTCCGGTCGTCCCGCAAGGTTATCCAGCGTGAAATTGTCGAAATCCACGACGCCGTGACCAACATGCGTGACGAGGAGCGCGGCTGGCGCGGCCTGCGACTGCCCTGGGTGCGCCCGGCCCTTGTTGCCGCCCTTGGGGTTGCCTTTTTCACACAGGCAGGCGGGCTGGAGATGATGATCTATTACACCCCCACCTTTCTGTCGGGTGCCGGGTTTGGTGGGTCTTCCGCATTGCTGACAAGCCTTGGCGTGGCGTCGGTCTATCTGGTCATGACTATTCTGGGCAGCCTGTTTGTGGACAGGATCGGGCGCCGCAGGCTCATGCTGGTCATGGGGCCGGGGGCTGTGCTGAGCCTTGTGGGGCTTGGGTCCATGTTTGCGCTGCACCCGGCAGCGGGCAGCGTGGCAAGCTGGCTGATTGTGGTCTTTCTGCTGCTGTTCATGCTCTTTAATTCCGGCGGTATTCAGGTTGTGGGCTGGCTGTTGGGGGCGGAGCTGTTCCCCCTGCCCATGCGTGCTGCCGCATCCAGCCTGCATGCGGCCATGCTGTGGGGCACCAATCTGGTTGTCACGGCCACGGCCCTCAGCCTTGTGCAGTGGCTCAGCCTTGGCGGCACCATGTGGCTGTATGCGCTGGTCAATCTGGTGTCGGTTGTTTTTGTCTGGCGGTTTGTGCCCGAGACAGCCGGGGCGTCGCTGGAGGATATCGAAACCGCGCTGCGCCATGGCTGCTTTGCCCCCACAGCCGCCAACCACTACCGTATTCCCCCTGCTGCGGATGATGACGCCCCCCAGCCCAAGGCGGGGTAA
- the accC gene encoding acetyl-CoA carboxylase biotin carboxylase subunit: MFSKILIANRGEIALRVLRACRELGIKTVAVHSTADADAMHVRLADEAVCIGPPASRDSYLNVAAILSAATITGAEAIHPGYGFLSENADFAETVEAHGLVFIGPTAQHIRMMGDKITAKTTMLALGVPLVPGSDGELHNLDEAREVAERVGYPVLIKAAAGGGGRGMKVAHSADELAEAWDMARTEARAAFGNDAVYMEKYMDRPRHIELQVLGDNYGNVVHFGERDCSLQRRHQKLLEEAGSPAIDPEQRDTIGRTATEALSRMGYRNAGTLEFLYQDGQFCFIEMNTRLQVEHPVTEMVCDVDLVREQIRLAAGEKLGYTQEDVTFSGHAIECRINAEDPATFAPCPGTVAVYHPPGGLGVRVDSALYTGYRVPPFYDSMIAKLIVHAPTREQAIARMQRALDEFVVEGIKTVIPLHRDILEDPGFQKGDYTIHWLEQFTARPR, translated from the coding sequence ATGTTTTCCAAAATCCTCATCGCCAACCGTGGCGAAATTGCCCTTCGCGTCCTGCGCGCCTGCCGGGAACTTGGCATCAAGACTGTGGCCGTTCATTCGACCGCCGACGCCGACGCCATGCATGTGCGCCTGGCGGACGAGGCCGTGTGCATCGGGCCACCGGCCTCGCGCGATTCGTACCTGAATGTGGCAGCCATTCTGTCGGCAGCAACCATAACGGGGGCGGAAGCCATCCACCCCGGCTATGGCTTTCTGTCCGAAAACGCCGATTTTGCTGAAACGGTGGAAGCCCACGGCCTGGTCTTTATTGGCCCCACGGCCCAGCACATCCGCATGATGGGTGACAAGATCACCGCCAAGACCACCATGCTGGCCCTTGGCGTGCCGCTGGTGCCCGGCTCCGACGGGGAACTGCATAATCTGGACGAAGCGCGCGAAGTGGCAGAGCGCGTGGGCTATCCGGTGCTGATCAAGGCTGCCGCTGGCGGCGGCGGGCGGGGCATGAAAGTGGCCCACTCCGCCGACGAACTGGCCGAAGCCTGGGACATGGCCCGGACAGAAGCGCGTGCAGCCTTTGGCAACGACGCGGTCTACATGGAAAAATACATGGACCGCCCCCGCCATATCGAGTTGCAGGTGCTGGGCGACAACTACGGCAACGTGGTGCATTTTGGCGAGCGTGACTGCTCGCTCCAGCGCCGCCACCAGAAACTGCTGGAAGAGGCCGGGTCCCCCGCGATCGACCCCGAGCAGCGCGACACCATCGGCCGCACCGCGACCGAGGCCCTATCACGCATGGGCTATCGCAACGCGGGCACGCTGGAGTTCCTGTACCAGGACGGGCAGTTCTGCTTTATCGAAATGAACACCCGCCTGCAGGTGGAACACCCGGTGACCGAAATGGTCTGCGACGTGGACCTGGTGCGTGAACAGATCCGCCTGGCTGCGGGCGAAAAGCTTGGCTACACGCAGGAGGACGTTACCTTCTCCGGCCATGCGATCGAATGCCGCATCAACGCCGAAGACCCCGCCACCTTTGCCCCCTGCCCCGGCACGGTTGCGGTCTATCACCCGCCCGGCGGTCTGGGCGTGCGGGTGGACAGCGCCCTGTACACCGGCTACCGCGTGCCGCCGTTCTATGACAGCATGATCGCCAAGCTGATCGTGCACGCCCCCACGCGTGAGCAGGCTATTGCCCGCATGCAGCGCGCGCTGGATGAATTTGTGGTGGAAGGCATCAAAACCGTGATCCCGCTCCACCGCGATATTCTGGAAGACCCGGGCTTTCAGAAAGGCGATTACACCATCCACTGGCTGGAACAGTTTACCGCCCGCCCGCGCTGA
- the accB gene encoding acetyl-CoA carboxylase biotin carboxyl carrier protein, with protein sequence MSGLLVDADAIRALAEILAETGLTEIEVAEKDSRIRVARQPAPVQAVAAAPVAVAPVAAAPAATPAAAAPADLSRHPGAVASPMVGVAYLTPDPSSPPFVTEGQSVSAGQTLMLIEAMKTFNQIKAPKAGTLKSLLVGSGDPVEFGQPLAIIE encoded by the coding sequence ATGAGCGGATTGCTCGTGGACGCGGATGCCATCCGGGCTCTGGCTGAAATTCTGGCTGAAACCGGCCTGACCGAAATCGAGGTCGCGGAAAAGGACAGCCGCATTCGCGTGGCGCGCCAGCCCGCGCCCGTGCAGGCCGTTGCCGCCGCACCTGTGGCGGTTGCCCCCGTCGCGGCAGCCCCCGCAGCCACCCCGGCCGCTGCGGCCCCGGCTGACCTGTCCCGCCACCCCGGCGCGGTTGCCAGCCCCATGGTGGGCGTGGCCTATCTGACGCCCGACCCCTCGTCCCCCCCGTTTGTGACCGAGGGGCAGAGTGTCAGCGCAGGCCAGACCCTGATGCTGATCGAAGCCATGAAAACCTTCAACCAGATCAAGGCGCCCAAGGCTGGTACGCTCAAGTCGCTTCTGGTCGGCTCGGGTGATCCGGTGGAATTCGGCCAGCCGCTTGCCATCATCGAGTGA
- the aroQ gene encoding type II 3-dehydroquinate dehydratase, which translates to MERPLIAVLNGPNLNMLGQRQPEIYGRTTLDDVEQLCLQTAGKLGLAIDFRQTNMEGELISWVQDCRKRARGIIINPAGYTHTSVALLDALLATDLPVIEVHISNIHRREPFRHHSYVSRAATGVICGLGVGGYSLALQAMTDLILDEDNR; encoded by the coding sequence ATGGAAAGACCTCTTATTGCTGTCCTTAACGGCCCGAACCTGAACATGCTCGGCCAGCGCCAGCCAGAAATATATGGCCGGACCACGCTGGACGACGTGGAACAGCTATGCCTCCAGACCGCCGGAAAGCTTGGCCTTGCCATAGACTTCCGGCAGACCAACATGGAGGGGGAGCTAATCTCCTGGGTGCAGGACTGCCGCAAGCGGGCGCGGGGCATCATCATCAACCCTGCGGGTTATACGCATACATCCGTGGCGCTGCTGGACGCGTTGCTGGCCACGGACCTGCCTGTGATTGAGGTCCATATCTCCAACATTCACCGCCGCGAGCCTTTTCGCCACCACTCCTATGTCTCACGCGCCGCTACCGGCGTTATCTGCGGGCTAGGCGTGGGGGGGTATTCTCTGGCATTGCAGGCAATGACCGATCTTATTCTTGATGAGGACAACCGATGA
- a CDS encoding septal ring lytic transglycosylase RlpA family protein: MSALRRALLGSVILLGVHGAAGKARASQPALQQTAWADSVRQALAERGMDSDGASGAVQNPRALQKGMASWYGGRFNHRRTSSGAAFDKHGLTAAHPTAPLGSKLRVTSEETGRSVVVTVNDRGPYSRGRVIDLSRAAAAQIGMLGSGVAHVRIQAATPEEVASAPETMGDEGLEAPDTSAVTGHRMVAHHAHGVAARHVALPHMRVIHRARGHR; encoded by the coding sequence ATGTCAGCCCTGCGCCGGGCACTTCTTGGAAGTGTAATTCTCTTGGGCGTCCATGGCGCTGCGGGTAAAGCCCGCGCCTCACAGCCCGCATTACAGCAGACCGCCTGGGCCGACTCCGTACGGCAGGCACTGGCTGAACGTGGCATGGACAGCGACGGGGCTTCGGGTGCGGTGCAAAACCCCCGGGCACTCCAAAAAGGCATGGCAAGCTGGTATGGCGGGCGCTTCAACCACCGCCGCACATCCTCTGGCGCTGCATTTGACAAACACGGCCTGACAGCCGCCCATCCCACCGCCCCCCTGGGCAGCAAACTGCGCGTGACCTCTGAGGAAACGGGCCGCTCTGTCGTGGTGACGGTTAACGACCGTGGGCCTTACAGCCGTGGCCGGGTGATTGACCTGTCCCGCGCTGCTGCGGCGCAGATTGGCATGCTGGGCTCGGGCGTTGCCCATGTCCGTATCCAGGCCGCCACACCGGAGGAAGTTGCCTCCGCCCCCGAAACCATGGGTGATGAGGGTCTCGAAGCCCCCGACACCAGCGCTGTGACCGGCCACCGGATGGTGGCCCACCATGCTCATGGTGTTGCGGCCCGCCATGTGGCCCTGCCGCATATGCGCGTGATCCACCGCGCCCGCGGCCACCGCTGA
- a CDS encoding YihY/virulence factor BrkB family protein, with protein MQALCQPESHSHTHGPDGGPDRAPDGQPDNPVSHPTALRWADWKIILRRAIRSLFVGPTTLVAAGCAFYSTLSLFPAISALISIYGLAFDVNTVAPQMDVLHHLLPPSAFRLIQDRVQTLVAEPHASLTLNLIISLTVALWSASAATRSIIYALNMAYDTRETRNFIIFHITAFSLTLFAVLGAALTIALMVAVPLLFSMAVWLHIPTPPGALNFLARWSGPIVMFTFEILALSGLYRFGPDRKSKTRWRWVLPGALLSTVMWILASQAFSYYVAHLASYNATYGPLGAVIAIMMWFFVTAWVVLMGAEINAEMEGYACGTPRQPAWQVVANRADNATCPPA; from the coding sequence ATGCAGGCATTGTGTCAGCCCGAGTCCCACAGCCACACACACGGCCCCGACGGCGGGCCAGACCGCGCCCCTGACGGTCAGCCCGACAACCCGGTGTCCCACCCGACGGCCCTGCGCTGGGCGGACTGGAAGATTATTCTGCGCCGCGCCATCCGCAGCCTGTTTGTCGGCCCCACCACGCTGGTGGCCGCAGGCTGCGCGTTTTACAGCACGTTGTCGCTGTTCCCCGCCATTAGTGCGCTTATTTCCATTTACGGGCTGGCGTTTGACGTCAACACCGTCGCCCCGCAGATGGATGTGCTGCACCACCTGCTGCCCCCGTCCGCCTTCCGCCTGATCCAGGACAGGGTGCAGACACTGGTGGCCGAGCCCCATGCCTCGCTCACCCTCAACCTCATCATCTCGCTGACGGTGGCGTTATGGTCGGCCTCGGCCGCGACGCGCTCCATCATCTACGCGCTCAACATGGCGTATGACACGCGTGAGACGCGCAACTTCATCATCTTCCACATTACCGCCTTCAGCCTGACCCTGTTTGCCGTGCTGGGTGCAGCGCTGACCATTGCGCTGATGGTAGCCGTGCCGCTGCTGTTCAGCATGGCGGTGTGGCTGCACATTCCCACCCCGCCGGGTGCGCTCAACTTTCTGGCGCGCTGGAGCGGGCCGATTGTCATGTTCACGTTTGAAATTCTGGCCCTGTCCGGGCTGTACCGTTTTGGCCCCGACCGCAAAAGCAAAACACGCTGGCGCTGGGTGCTGCCCGGTGCGCTGCTCTCGACCGTGATGTGGATTCTCGCCTCGCAGGCGTTTTCCTACTACGTGGCACATCTGGCCAGCTACAACGCCACCTATGGGCCGCTGGGCGCTGTCATTGCCATTATGATGTGGTTCTTCGTCACCGCCTGGGTGGTGCTGATGGGGGCCGAAATCAACGCGGAAATGGAAGGCTACGCCTGCGGCACACCCCGCCAGCCTGCCTGGCAGGTGGTGGCCAATAGGGCAGACAACGCCACATGCCCCCCGGCCTGA
- a CDS encoding type III PLP-dependent enzyme, with the protein MNPKITRFIAENNPATPCLVVDVDEVENRYRAIGRALPQARVYYAVKANPAMPILTRLVGLGSCFDAASWEEISLCLEAGAQPDAISFGNTVKKVSAIQAAYAAGVRMFVFDCREELEKLARHAPGSRVYCRLLVDNYGAEWPLSRKFGTTVEAARDLMLEARDMGLDPYGLSFHVGSQQLSAEAYEVAIARVASLFTDLSAAGLDLRMVNLGGGFPIRYREDVPEIDHFADAIVHAMTEHFGNAQPEMLVEPGRFVVGAAGVVHTEVVLVSARGRQDGPRWVYLDIGRFGGLAETENESIRYAIRTGRDHAPSGPVALAGPTCDGADILYEKTHYELPLDLEAGETIDLMGTGAYVSTYCSTRFNGFAPLGEHYI; encoded by the coding sequence ATGAATCCCAAAATTACCCGTTTCATTGCCGAGAACAATCCGGCAACACCCTGCCTTGTCGTCGATGTTGACGAGGTGGAAAACCGCTACCGCGCCATTGGCCGGGCATTGCCCCAGGCGCGCGTTTATTACGCCGTAAAGGCCAATCCGGCCATGCCGATCCTGACCCGTCTGGTGGGGCTTGGCTCCTGCTTTGACGCGGCCTCGTGGGAGGAAATCTCCCTCTGCCTGGAGGCTGGCGCCCAGCCGGACGCCATTTCCTTTGGCAACACGGTCAAGAAAGTTTCCGCCATTCAGGCTGCTTATGCGGCTGGCGTGCGGATGTTTGTTTTTGACTGCCGCGAGGAGCTGGAAAAGCTGGCCCGCCACGCACCGGGCAGCCGCGTTTATTGCCGCCTGCTGGTGGACAATTACGGCGCGGAATGGCCGCTGTCGCGCAAGTTTGGCACCACGGTGGAAGCCGCGCGTGACCTGATGCTTGAAGCCCGCGATATGGGGCTGGACCCGTATGGCCTGTCCTTCCATGTTGGCAGCCAGCAGCTTTCGGCCGAGGCGTATGAAGTGGCTATTGCCCGTGTGGCCAGCCTCTTTACCGACCTGAGTGCCGCAGGCCTGGACCTGCGCATGGTCAACCTTGGGGGCGGCTTTCCTATCCGCTACCGCGAGGACGTGCCTGAGATCGACCATTTTGCGGACGCGATTGTCCACGCCATGACCGAACACTTTGGCAATGCCCAGCCCGAAATGCTGGTCGAGCCGGGGCGGTTTGTTGTCGGGGCGGCGGGCGTTGTCCATACCGAGGTGGTGCTGGTCAGCGCACGTGGCCGTCAGGACGGGCCGCGCTGGGTGTATCTGGATATCGGCCGCTTTGGCGGGCTTGCGGAAACGGAGAACGAATCCATCCGCTATGCCATCCGTACCGGGCGCGACCATGCGCCGTCAGGCCCGGTCGCGCTGGCAGGCCCAACCTGCGATGGTGCCGATATTCTGTACGAAAAGACCCACTACGAACTGCCGCTTGACCTCGAAGCAGGCGAGACGATCGATCTGATGGGCACGGGGGCTTATGTCTCCACCTATTGCTCGACCCGTTTCAACGGTTTCGCACCGCTGGGCGAGCACTACATCTAA
- the ccmB gene encoding heme exporter protein CcmB, which translates to MTALFWGIVLRDLRLALRHGADTLGAVLFFIVTATLFPLALGPSPELLRHMAPGILWVCALLAALLPLDRLFGAELEDGSLDHLLLLGLPPALVALAKMVAHWLTTGVPLLLAAGPLATMLGLPASSLPVLLAGLFLGSVVLSLIGGMAACIVLGARRGGVLLPLLSLPLATPALIFGAAGIDAAATGLPWQPDLELLGAFVAAALPLCPLAAGAGLRGAAE; encoded by the coding sequence ATGACCGCGCTGTTCTGGGGCATTGTCCTGCGTGACCTGCGCCTAGCCCTGCGCCACGGTGCCGACACGCTGGGGGCGGTGCTGTTTTTTATTGTCACCGCAACGCTGTTCCCCCTGGCCCTTGGTCCGTCACCCGAACTGCTGCGCCACATGGCACCGGGTATTCTGTGGGTCTGCGCCCTGCTGGCGGCCCTGCTGCCGCTGGACAGGCTGTTTGGCGCGGAGTTGGAGGACGGGTCGCTCGACCACCTGCTGCTGCTGGGCCTACCCCCGGCACTGGTCGCGCTGGCCAAGATGGTGGCACACTGGCTGACAACTGGCGTGCCCCTGCTGCTGGCCGCCGGGCCACTGGCCACCATGCTGGGCCTGCCCGCAAGCAGCCTGCCTGTGCTGCTGGCCGGGCTTTTTCTGGGGTCTGTTGTGCTGTCCCTTATTGGCGGCATGGCAGCCTGCATTGTGCTGGGCGCACGGCGGGGGGGCGTGCTGCTGCCCCTGCTCAGCCTGCCGCTGGCCACCCCGGCCCTTATTTTTGGCGCGGCGGGAATCGACGCCGCAGCAACCGGCCTGCCCTGGCAGCCTGATCTGGAACTGCTGGGCGCTTTTGTGGCCGCAGCCCTGCCGCTGTGCCCTCTGGCAGCCGGTGCGGGCCTGCGCGGTGCGGCGGAATAA